One Falsibacillus pallidus genomic window carries:
- a CDS encoding alpha/beta hydrolase family protein has protein sequence MKMNVKENEIEIQGEHPIFGTISIPEGEEIYPAVLIIAGSGAIDRNGNGPKGKFQFNLYKELAGRIAELGFIVLRYDKRGTGKSTKDLLSAGMWDLVDDAERCLLYLKEHPQVDQDRIIVIGHSEGTILGTALSERQKINGLMLVSGGVANLDEYLKHQRKLAYRELRNSKGLKGMLMRKLINEEKEEKKAAKLMDKMFQSKKPVYKVSGLIKQPAKWFREHFLYDPREGLKKADFPVFAIHGDKDAHVDPAILNELPELVKEDAEFHIIPGMEHGMRVQQEEMEILKLKKLYKNISSRPFHEDGFRVLTNWLVTHYKGVS, from the coding sequence ATGAAAATGAATGTGAAGGAAAATGAGATAGAGATACAGGGAGAACATCCGATATTCGGAACGATATCCATACCAGAAGGGGAAGAAATTTATCCTGCGGTTCTGATCATTGCCGGATCGGGTGCAATCGACCGCAATGGAAATGGGCCAAAGGGGAAGTTCCAATTCAATCTTTACAAAGAACTGGCTGGAAGGATTGCTGAATTGGGCTTTATCGTGCTCAGATATGACAAGAGGGGTACGGGAAAAAGCACGAAGGATCTGCTATCAGCGGGAATGTGGGACCTGGTGGATGATGCGGAGAGGTGCTTGCTGTATTTAAAAGAACATCCCCAGGTGGATCAAGACCGCATCATCGTTATAGGCCATAGTGAAGGGACTATTCTTGGTACAGCCCTTTCAGAGCGCCAAAAGATCAATGGGCTGATGCTGGTATCAGGCGGCGTGGCCAATTTAGACGAGTATCTGAAGCATCAAAGGAAGCTTGCCTACAGAGAGCTGAGGAACTCGAAGGGCCTCAAGGGAATGTTGATGAGGAAATTGATCAATGAAGAAAAAGAGGAAAAGAAGGCAGCCAAGCTGATGGATAAGATGTTTCAGTCCAAGAAGCCTGTCTATAAAGTGAGTGGTCTCATCAAGCAGCCTGCAAAGTGGTTCAGGGAGCATTTTTTATATGATCCGAGAGAGGGACTGAAAAAAGCGGATTTCCCCGTATTCGCCATTCACGGGGATAAAGATGCCCACGTCGATCCTGCGATTTTGAACGAACTTCCGGAACTGGTGAAGGAGGATGCAGAATTTCACATCATCCCCGGCATGGAGCATGGCATGCGGGTCCAGCAGGAGGAGATGGAAATCCTTAAGCTGAAAAAGCTCTATAAAAACATTTCATCCCGCCCGTTTCATGAGGACGGATTCAGGGTCTTAACGAATTGGCTTGTCACACATTATAAGGGGGTATCGTAA
- a CDS encoding helix-turn-helix domain-containing protein translates to MNTSKAKILMHPVRIKIIQQLANGNRMTVQQIANRLDKVSQASLYRHLNTLLEAEMIQVVEENQIRGTVERVYAIKSPTIHTADDLKALSKEEHLNLFMTFQAYLMGQFENYLDRGDIDLPRDGVSYRVASINLSDEEFADLTGKLASLLMEAMKNEPSEERKPRQIANIIIPEK, encoded by the coding sequence ATGAATACTTCCAAGGCAAAAATTTTAATGCATCCAGTCCGTATCAAAATCATCCAACAGCTTGCCAATGGAAATCGAATGACTGTTCAGCAAATCGCCAATCGACTTGATAAGGTATCGCAGGCCTCCTTATATAGACACCTCAATACACTGTTAGAGGCGGAGATGATTCAAGTCGTCGAGGAAAATCAGATCCGAGGAACGGTTGAGAGGGTGTATGCCATCAAGTCGCCGACGATCCATACAGCGGATGACTTGAAGGCATTATCGAAAGAAGAGCATTTGAATTTATTCATGACATTTCAAGCCTATCTTATGGGACAGTTTGAAAATTACCTGGACCGGGGAGACATCGACCTCCCGAGAGACGGGGTCAGCTATCGGGTTGCGAGCATTAATCTGTCCGATGAGGAATTCGCAGACCTTACAGGAAAGCTTGCTTCACTATTAATGGAAGCCATGAAAAATGAGCCCTCAGAAGAACGGAAACCAAGACAAATCGCCAACATCATCATTCCAGAAAAATGA
- a CDS encoding RNA polymerase sigma factor — MSDIKDIELYTRMRQKDKSALEALYDKYEKLLYSFAYKMTGSQQHAEDVIQEVFIKLWREHAPYSNEKGKFSSWLITMTRNTALDVLRKQKNNQSYEYIENDSLQVDETTPEDLAEWKEKRTVIRRAVKSLKEEQQKIIDLFYFKGRTHKEISDSTGLPLGTVKGRIRLALKHLRTIIEKEGGGSNEY, encoded by the coding sequence ATGTCCGACATTAAGGATATTGAACTTTATACGAGAATGCGCCAGAAAGACAAAAGCGCATTGGAAGCATTATACGATAAATACGAAAAGCTTCTGTACTCATTCGCGTATAAAATGACCGGCAGCCAGCAGCATGCCGAAGATGTCATTCAAGAAGTGTTCATTAAGCTCTGGCGGGAACATGCCCCCTATTCGAATGAAAAAGGGAAATTTTCCTCCTGGCTGATCACCATGACGAGGAACACTGCGCTTGATGTACTGCGGAAGCAAAAGAACAATCAGTCCTACGAATATATAGAAAATGATTCGCTTCAGGTGGATGAAACAACTCCTGAAGACCTGGCTGAATGGAAAGAGAAGCGGACGGTGATTCGACGCGCTGTCAAATCACTCAAAGAGGAGCAGCAAAAAATCATTGACCTTTTCTATTTTAAAGGGCGCACACATAAAGAAATTTCTGACTCGACTGGATTGCCTTTAGGAACTGTCAAAGGAAGGATCAGGCTCGCATTGAAACATTTGCGGACCATCATCGAAAAGGAAGGAGGGGGATCAAATGAATACTAA
- a CDS encoding anti-sigma factor codes for MNTNLCENLIDYFNHSLTDEETKAFEEHLKECPECREELEELIELTGDLAFQTEPITPPEGMKERVLTRVFEDDEEASSTITSPSVFENPTPLETAREKKSSKRKWLIPAMAAALFLSLGANFYLGSQMQKEPEQPKTAAIDHIVRQLALNPVDGNAAGTASFVKQNGNVSMVIQASQLKSLKSDEVYQVWLIKNDKPYRAGTFTTSDDGTGTVVYTMTDKKDQDLSQWDTVAITLEPNADSQTPKGEMVLASNL; via the coding sequence ATGAATACTAACCTTTGTGAAAATCTAATCGATTATTTTAACCATAGCCTCACAGACGAAGAGACAAAAGCATTCGAAGAGCATCTCAAAGAATGTCCGGAATGCCGCGAAGAGCTGGAAGAACTGATCGAATTGACCGGCGACCTGGCTTTTCAAACAGAACCTATTACCCCTCCTGAAGGTATGAAAGAACGTGTCCTTACGCGAGTATTTGAAGATGATGAAGAGGCTTCGTCTACAATTACATCACCTTCCGTTTTTGAAAATCCGACCCCACTGGAAACAGCAAGGGAGAAAAAATCATCGAAACGGAAATGGCTCATCCCGGCAATGGCGGCTGCCCTATTCCTGTCACTCGGGGCAAACTTTTATCTAGGCTCACAGATGCAGAAAGAACCCGAGCAGCCTAAAACCGCTGCCATCGACCACATCGTCCGACAGCTGGCACTGAACCCTGTTGATGGAAATGCGGCAGGAACCGCATCATTTGTCAAACAGAACGGAAATGTCAGCATGGTCATTCAAGCATCCCAGCTGAAGTCACTGAAGTCAGATGAGGTTTATCAAGTATGGCTCATCAAGAACGACAAGCCATATCGTGCCGGAACATTCACCACCTCAGATGATGGAACTGGAACGGTCGTCTACACGATGACCGACAAAAAAGACCAAGACCTTTCCCAATGGGATACGGTAGCCATCACCCTTGAACCAAATGCTGACAGCCAGACGCCAAAAGGCGAAATGGTGCTCGCATCCAACCTCTAA
- a CDS encoding copper amine oxidase produces MKIRKSILAIPLSMSLVLPVTATSFAAEQAKPSVTTPAAELRTSLDQLLTEHAYLAVEAMRKGAEGAKDFQASANALNANADDLAKAITSVYGAEAGKQFDMIWKNHIGFFVDYVKATGANDQAKKDEALKKLDGYSGEFANFLANATGKRLEANSLAEGLQMHIKQLIGAFDSYVAGDYAKAYDYERQAIAHMAMVSKGLSNAITMQYPDKFDNTMAVTPAVELRSTLNHLLTEHAGLAVDAMQNGLDGSKDFQASADALAANTDDLSKAIASVYGDEAGQQFKDMWTKHIGFFVDYVKASAANDDAKKQEALKNLDGYRTDFSKFIESATEGRVEAGALADGLQEHVKQLTGAFDSYAAGDYDQAYTQVREAYAHMLMPAKGLSSAFVDQFPDKFMGEMPSQMPKTGMGGTSQEDSQVPFEYLLAGLFAAAGATTLALRKKAAKQS; encoded by the coding sequence ATGAAAATCCGCAAATCCATTCTAGCTATCCCACTAAGCATGTCATTAGTCCTTCCTGTTACGGCAACATCATTTGCAGCTGAGCAAGCGAAACCATCCGTTACAACACCAGCAGCTGAGTTAAGGACTTCCCTGGACCAGCTTTTGACTGAGCACGCATACTTAGCAGTTGAAGCAATGCGCAAAGGCGCTGAAGGAGCAAAAGACTTCCAAGCTTCCGCAAATGCATTGAACGCCAACGCCGATGATCTTGCCAAAGCCATTACATCTGTTTACGGAGCCGAGGCAGGAAAGCAATTTGATATGATCTGGAAAAACCATATTGGTTTCTTCGTTGACTATGTAAAAGCAACCGGCGCCAATGACCAGGCCAAAAAAGATGAAGCATTGAAGAAACTCGATGGCTACAGCGGCGAGTTCGCCAACTTCCTTGCCAACGCAACAGGCAAGCGGCTCGAAGCCAACTCATTAGCTGAAGGGCTTCAAATGCATATTAAACAATTGATCGGTGCATTCGACAGCTATGTGGCTGGAGACTACGCCAAAGCATACGATTATGAGCGCCAGGCGATTGCCCACATGGCAATGGTATCAAAAGGGCTATCCAACGCCATCACTATGCAATATCCCGATAAATTCGATAATACAATGGCTGTGACGCCAGCAGTCGAATTGCGTTCAACACTTAACCACTTATTGACAGAGCATGCCGGCCTTGCGGTTGATGCGATGCAAAACGGATTGGATGGTTCAAAAGACTTCCAAGCTTCTGCCGACGCATTGGCTGCCAATACAGATGATCTATCGAAAGCCATCGCTTCTGTTTACGGCGATGAAGCAGGGCAGCAATTTAAAGATATGTGGACAAAACATATCGGATTCTTCGTCGATTATGTAAAGGCATCTGCTGCCAATGACGATGCGAAAAAGCAGGAAGCGTTGAAAAATCTTGACGGCTACCGCACAGACTTCTCCAAATTCATTGAATCCGCAACAGAAGGAAGAGTCGAAGCAGGTGCACTTGCAGACGGCCTTCAGGAACATGTTAAACAATTGACTGGTGCATTCGACAGCTATGCGGCTGGAGACTATGATCAGGCGTATACTCAAGTCCGTGAAGCATATGCACATATGCTGATGCCTGCTAAAGGCCTTTCCTCTGCATTTGTCGACCAGTTCCCTGACAAATTCATGGGCGAAATGCCATCTCAAATGCCTAAAACAGGTATGGGCGGTACATCACAAGAAGACAGCCAAGTACCATTTGAATACCTTCTTGCAGGTCTATTTGCAGCAGCTGGGGCTACGACTCTTGCATTACGCAAAAAAGCTGCGAAACAATCTTAA
- a CDS encoding class F sortase, whose translation MKLKHLSLLFFAIALSLAAAGFVTSGNQSPDNEESHRREVPVHKNSHEISTTTAPSAYADKIIKDERTGIVPVRIEIPVIGVDAKVDKVGLLSNGKMDVPASFEGTGWYEGGYKPGEPGNAVIDGHVDSKKGPAVFYYLKELKAGDEIIVTGENNEKRVFEVTGVETYVRDESPVKNIFGFSYSSNLNLITCAGKYDPVTTENSKRLVVYSKLKDSE comes from the coding sequence ATGAAACTAAAGCACTTATCCCTTCTTTTTTTCGCAATTGCCCTGTCCCTCGCTGCAGCTGGATTTGTCACATCAGGGAACCAATCTCCCGATAATGAAGAAAGCCACAGACGCGAAGTCCCTGTGCATAAAAACTCTCATGAAATCTCTACGACCACTGCCCCATCCGCCTATGCCGATAAAATCATCAAGGATGAACGGACCGGCATTGTCCCTGTAAGGATTGAAATCCCGGTGATCGGCGTGGACGCTAAAGTGGATAAAGTCGGCCTCCTTTCCAATGGAAAAATGGACGTGCCGGCAAGCTTTGAAGGTACAGGCTGGTATGAAGGCGGGTATAAACCGGGCGAACCCGGTAATGCCGTCATCGATGGCCACGTTGACAGTAAAAAAGGACCCGCCGTCTTCTATTACCTGAAAGAATTAAAAGCAGGCGATGAAATCATCGTAACTGGTGAAAACAACGAAAAGCGTGTATTTGAAGTGACCGGCGTCGAAACATACGTACGCGACGAATCACCCGTGAAAAACATATTCGGCTTCTCCTACAGCAGCAATCTCAATTTGATTACCTGTGCCGGAAAATACGATCCCGTCACAACCGAAAACTCCAAGCGGCTCGTCGTTTATTCTAAGCTGAAAGATAGTGAGTGA
- a CDS encoding phospholipase D-like domain-containing protein yields the protein MKALLSSIMSLAIITGTFLIPANVKEASAATAGDVVVNEVAWMGTTTSYNDEWMELYNPTSSDIDLSGWSLKTQDGSVSINLTGTIPAKGYFLLERTDDDTVPYLAADMIYSGTLGNSDEALELYDSQNSLIDSVNAWYAGDNTTKAAMERIDPAADGNSSSNWRSSTTSYNGGYGTPKALNSGSAKTTEHINHVSEDLGAINVYFNKSALTQYASAGNEANYNVNLENRLIKRLNSATKSIDLATYEINLPRIIDTLMQKAAQGVQVRILADAKDATDPNYIERYETMRLDLEKMERGEDGVLGTSDDVHIFSDSPMFAVEDAAKRSQYGLPSDLSDIPTQTVMVGNTSTTGHLFVNGEEKSAGAYYSPGHQMHNKFANIDNEWIYTGSWNFTVTGLYGDDANMEQGILDGNQQHSVEIHSPEMAAAYLTEFNEMWGSSTTQPDAAAANFNTRKVDNTPHVFTIGGKKVELYFSGGDDALGHLANLVKNEADYSAYFTIFAWSDQALVDELKNKWEGSYLDQTGTLTGFDVKGVYDSSYWNQWWSASVEMRGVTASQSSTDNPNTRWNNPAPVFPDNETRKMHAKTMIIDADTTSDPTVVVGSTNWSTNGNTNNDENMLIIHDTAIANQFVQEFDARYVSAGGQVN from the coding sequence GTGAAAGCATTATTATCTAGTATTATGTCTTTAGCAATTATCACTGGTACTTTTTTGATTCCAGCCAACGTGAAGGAAGCGTCAGCGGCAACAGCCGGCGACGTCGTCGTGAACGAAGTGGCATGGATGGGAACGACAACTTCTTATAACGATGAATGGATGGAACTCTACAATCCGACTTCATCAGATATTGATTTATCCGGATGGTCGCTCAAGACCCAGGATGGTTCAGTCAGCATCAATCTTACAGGTACCATTCCTGCGAAAGGATACTTCCTTTTAGAACGCACGGATGATGATACGGTGCCATATCTGGCAGCAGATATGATTTACTCTGGAACACTTGGAAACTCAGACGAAGCTCTGGAACTCTATGATTCTCAAAACAGCCTCATTGATTCAGTCAATGCCTGGTATGCAGGAGACAACACGACAAAAGCAGCGATGGAGCGCATCGACCCTGCAGCTGACGGCAATTCCTCTTCAAATTGGAGAAGTTCTACAACTTCTTATAACGGCGGATATGGAACACCGAAGGCCCTTAATTCGGGATCTGCCAAAACCACTGAACACATCAATCACGTAAGCGAAGATCTTGGCGCCATCAATGTGTATTTCAACAAGAGTGCACTCACACAGTATGCGTCAGCAGGAAACGAAGCCAATTACAACGTCAATTTAGAAAATCGCTTAATCAAACGATTGAACAGTGCCACAAAATCAATCGATCTAGCTACATATGAAATTAATCTTCCACGTATTATCGACACACTTATGCAAAAAGCAGCGCAAGGCGTGCAAGTCAGAATTTTAGCGGATGCAAAAGATGCAACAGATCCGAACTATATAGAACGATACGAAACAATGCGCCTCGATCTGGAAAAGATGGAGCGGGGAGAAGACGGCGTCCTTGGAACAAGCGATGATGTCCATATCTTCTCTGATTCGCCGATGTTTGCTGTAGAGGATGCGGCGAAAAGGTCTCAATACGGGCTTCCTTCAGATCTATCGGATATCCCAACTCAAACGGTTATGGTAGGGAATACATCCACGACAGGGCATCTCTTTGTAAATGGCGAAGAGAAGTCAGCTGGAGCCTATTATTCTCCTGGCCACCAAATGCATAACAAATTCGCGAACATTGATAACGAATGGATCTACACCGGAAGCTGGAACTTCACAGTGACAGGCCTGTACGGCGACGATGCAAACATGGAGCAGGGAATTTTAGATGGAAATCAGCAGCATTCTGTTGAAATCCACTCTCCTGAGATGGCAGCAGCCTACCTGACAGAATTCAATGAAATGTGGGGAAGCAGCACGACACAGCCGGATGCAGCTGCAGCCAACTTCAACACACGTAAAGTAGACAACACTCCGCACGTCTTTACCATCGGCGGAAAAAAAGTAGAATTGTATTTTTCCGGCGGGGACGATGCATTGGGGCATCTGGCCAACCTTGTGAAAAATGAAGCAGACTACAGTGCATATTTCACGATTTTTGCCTGGAGCGACCAAGCGCTTGTCGATGAATTGAAAAATAAATGGGAAGGCTCCTACCTTGATCAAACCGGAACATTGACCGGCTTCGATGTGAAGGGTGTCTATGACTCCAGCTACTGGAACCAATGGTGGTCTGCGAGCGTGGAAATGAGAGGGGTTACGGCATCCCAATCCTCAACCGACAATCCAAATACTCGCTGGAACAACCCGGCGCCGGTATTCCCGGATAACGAAACAAGAAAAATGCATGCGAAGACAATGATCATCGATGCAGATACAACAAGCGATCCGACCGTTGTGGTGGGATCAACGAACTGGAGCACAAACGGCAACACGAACAACGACGAAAACATGCTGATCATCCATGACACAGCAATTGCCAACCAATTTGTACAAGAATTTGATGCACGCTATGTGAGTGCAGGCGGGCAAGTCAACTAA
- a CDS encoding flotillin family protein — protein sequence MGMIWIIIGIAAFLILALIGVFVTKYRTVGPDEALIVTGSYLGGKNVHVDESGNKIKIIRGGGTFVLPVFQQAEPLSLLSSKLEVTTPEVYTEQGVPVMADGTAIIKIGGSIGEIATAAEQFLGKSKEDRENEAKEVLEGHLRSILGSMTVEEIYKNRDKFSQEVQRVASQDLAKMGLIIVSFTIKDVRDKNGYLDSLGKPRIAQVRRDADIATAEAEKETRIKRAEAAKDAKRAELERATEIAEAEKENQMKIADYRRDQDIAKARADQAYDLETARSKQEVTEQEMQIRIIERQKQIELEEKEILRRERQYDSEVKKKADADRYAVEQAASAEKMKQMAEADANQYRIESLAKAEGERVRIDGIAKADAQRAQGESEAEIIRLKGVAEAEAKRKIAEAFEQFGQAAILDMVLKMLPEYAKQIASPLSNIDKITVVDTGSDGKNSGANKVTGYATNLMSTLQESLKASSGIDVKNLLENLSGKGNVRQSLDEITYEMKQSNQQLSASKEKEEKGE from the coding sequence ATGGGTATGATATGGATCATAATTGGGATTGCAGCATTTTTAATTCTTGCTCTTATCGGGGTATTCGTTACAAAATATCGGACGGTCGGACCGGATGAGGCGCTGATCGTCACAGGAAGCTATCTTGGCGGAAAGAACGTCCATGTGGATGAATCCGGCAATAAAATCAAAATCATTCGAGGCGGAGGAACATTTGTCCTGCCTGTGTTCCAACAGGCAGAGCCGCTGAGTCTCTTATCAAGCAAACTGGAAGTCACAACGCCTGAAGTATACACAGAACAGGGTGTGCCGGTCATGGCGGATGGTACGGCCATCATCAAGATCGGTGGTTCCATCGGAGAAATTGCGACAGCAGCAGAGCAGTTTCTCGGAAAGTCGAAAGAAGACCGGGAAAATGAAGCGAAAGAGGTGCTCGAGGGACATCTGCGTTCCATACTCGGTTCGATGACTGTTGAAGAAATCTATAAAAATCGAGATAAATTTTCACAGGAAGTCCAAAGGGTCGCATCACAGGACCTTGCCAAAATGGGGCTGATCATCGTCTCATTCACCATCAAAGATGTCCGCGATAAAAACGGCTATCTTGATTCTTTAGGGAAGCCAAGGATCGCACAGGTCCGCAGGGACGCAGACATCGCAACCGCTGAAGCAGAAAAAGAGACGCGGATCAAGCGTGCAGAAGCGGCCAAGGATGCTAAGCGTGCTGAGTTGGAGCGCGCCACAGAAATCGCTGAAGCGGAAAAAGAGAACCAAATGAAGATTGCGGATTACCGCCGCGATCAGGACATTGCCAAGGCTCGCGCCGATCAGGCATATGATCTGGAAACAGCCCGCTCCAAGCAGGAAGTAACGGAGCAGGAAATGCAAATCCGCATCATCGAGCGCCAAAAGCAGATCGAACTCGAGGAGAAAGAAATCCTTCGCAGAGAGCGCCAGTACGATTCAGAGGTGAAAAAGAAAGCCGATGCCGACCGCTACGCTGTTGAGCAGGCAGCATCAGCTGAAAAAATGAAGCAGATGGCAGAAGCCGATGCGAATCAATACCGCATTGAATCATTGGCGAAAGCTGAAGGTGAAAGAGTCAGGATCGACGGGATCGCCAAAGCCGATGCCCAGCGTGCACAAGGGGAATCTGAGGCAGAAATCATCCGCCTCAAAGGGGTTGCGGAAGCTGAAGCGAAGCGGAAGATTGCCGAAGCGTTCGAGCAGTTCGGGCAAGCAGCCATACTCGACATGGTGCTTAAAATGCTTCCGGAATATGCGAAGCAAATCGCGAGCCCGCTCAGCAATATCGATAAAATTACGGTGGTGGATACAGGCAGCGACGGAAAGAACAGCGGCGCCAATAAGGTGACGGGATATGCAACGAACCTTATGTCCACATTGCAGGAGTCGCTCAAGGCTTCCTCCGGGATTGATGTAAAGAACCTATTGGAGAACCTCTCCGGAAAAGGGAACGTGCGTCAAAGCCTCGATGAAATAACTTATGAAATGAAGCAGTCCAATCAACAGTTGTCGGCTTCTAAGGAAAAAGAAGAAAAAGGTGAATAA
- a CDS encoding PspA/IM30 family protein, with product MFELFKRVKTVVAAELHAMVDKAENPVHLMDQYLREMNQEVSEAERATAKMIAEERLLGKKIVNQKELLDMRQSQAVEALQTQKEDLAKKVIEDKMRLQKELVQLEELHTMTLQHVVDLKEKLSVMKSEYREMELKRNTLAARAQAAQAKSSINQALSTSNSEGAKSGFARMEEKVAREEANAQAWEELNGGNRSLEEELKEWTLENEVEAELNKLKSMIKEEKQSS from the coding sequence ATGTTCGAATTGTTCAAACGGGTCAAAACGGTTGTAGCAGCAGAATTGCATGCCATGGTGGATAAAGCGGAAAACCCGGTGCATTTAATGGACCAATATTTGCGGGAGATGAACCAGGAGGTTTCGGAGGCGGAACGGGCGACTGCCAAAATGATTGCGGAGGAAAGGCTCCTTGGAAAAAAGATAGTCAATCAGAAAGAGCTGCTTGATATGAGGCAATCGCAGGCAGTGGAAGCCCTGCAAACGCAGAAAGAGGACTTGGCCAAAAAAGTGATTGAAGATAAGATGAGGCTGCAAAAAGAGCTGGTGCAGCTGGAAGAGCTCCATACGATGACACTGCAGCACGTTGTGGACTTGAAGGAAAAGCTCAGCGTGATGAAAAGTGAGTACCGTGAGATGGAATTAAAGAGAAATACACTAGCGGCAAGGGCGCAGGCAGCTCAAGCAAAATCGTCTATCAATCAAGCACTTTCAACTTCCAACTCGGAAGGAGCCAAGAGCGGATTTGCCAGAATGGAAGAAAAAGTGGCAAGGGAAGAAGCAAATGCCCAAGCGTGGGAAGAGTTGAATGGCGGGAACCGCTCCCTCGAAGAAGAATTGAAAGAATGGACATTGGAGAATGAAGTAGAGGCAGAGCTGAATAAGTTAAAAAGTATGATAAAAGAAGAAAAACAATCCAGCTAA